The following are from one region of the Parabacteroides timonensis genome:
- a CDS encoding recombinase family protein, whose amino-acid sequence MKIGYARVSTPDQNPALQLEALEKAGCEKIYQEKKSAFKERPELIRALEDLRTGDILYVWSLDRLGRSMKEIRTNVDLIMNKGAHLVDVTHNIDTSTPSGKLLIPIFSMLAEIDQVLRTERTVAGWEVAKREGRTGGRKPGLNDLAKKKAEQAKKMYLSKDPFYSAKEIASILNISTRTLYKYLRSVGVEPKQNQ is encoded by the coding sequence CAATTGGAAGCATTAGAAAAGGCTGGTTGTGAGAAAATTTATCAAGAAAAAAAATCAGCGTTTAAAGAACGTCCTGAATTAATCCGGGCATTAGAAGATCTTAGAACTGGGGATATCTTATATGTCTGGTCGTTGGATCGTTTAGGCAGATCCATGAAGGAAATCCGGACGAATGTAGATCTAATAATGAATAAGGGAGCGCATCTTGTCGATGTAACGCATAATATCGATACGTCCACTCCTTCCGGGAAACTTTTGATCCCGATATTTTCAATGTTGGCAGAAATCGATCAGGTTTTACGTACAGAAAGAACGGTTGCAGGTTGGGAAGTCGCAAAACGTGAGGGAAGAACAGGAGGAAGAAAGCCCGGCTTAAATGATTTAGCGAAAAAGAAAGCCGAGCAGGCAAAGAAAATGTATCTGTCAAAAGATCCCTTCTATTCAGCAAAAGAGATCGCTTCAATTCTCAATATCTCCACGAGAACTTTGTATAAATATTTGCGTTCTGTTGGGGTTGAACCAAAACAAAACCAGTAA